In Chaetodon trifascialis isolate fChaTrf1 chromosome 4, fChaTrf1.hap1, whole genome shotgun sequence, one DNA window encodes the following:
- the marchf2 gene encoding E3 ubiquitin-protein ligase MARCHF2 has translation MTTGGCCHLPGSLCDCSSSAGLWKSVEEAGGDGCQALYVTQVTAIDGRLLSSVLKPMATQSDGPICRICHEGSSSEGLLSPCDCTGTLGTVHKSCLEKWLSSSNTSYCELCHTEFSIERRPRPLTEWLRDPGPRNEKRTLFCDMVCFLFITPLAAISGWLCLRGAQDHLQLGSWLQAVGLIALTIALFTIYVLWTLVSFRYHCQLYSEWRRTNQKVRLLIPEAKESNSSQHSLLSTKLMKKSASESIV, from the exons ATGACGACAGGGGGCTGCTGCCACCTGCCTGGCTCTCTGTGCGACTGCTCGAGCAGCGCTGGCCTGTGGAAGAGCGTGGAGGAGGCGGGCGGCGACGGATGCCAGGCGCTCTACGTCACCCAGGTCACAGCTATCGATGGACGGCTGCTCTCCTCCGTGCTCAAACCCATGGCCACGCAAAG TGATGGTCCCATCTGCCGTATTTGCCACGAAGGAAGCAGCAGCGAGGGTCTCCTGTCTCCATGCGACTGCACAGGGACCCTGGGCACGGTTCACAAGAGCTGCTTGGAGAAGTGGCTGTCGTCTTCCAACACCAGCTACTGCGAGCTCTGCCACACGGAGTTCAGCATCGAGCGGCGGCCGAGGCCCCTCACAGAG TGGCTGCGGGACCCCGGCCCTCGTAACGAGAAGAGGACGCTGTTCTGTGACATGGTGTGCTTCCTGTTCATCACGCCCCTGGCAGCTATTTCGGGCTGGCTGTGCCTGAGGGGCGCTCAGGACCACCTTCAGCTGGGGAGCTGGCTGCAGGCCGTGGGCCTCATAGCCCTCACCATCGCCCTCTTCACCATCTATGTCCTGTGGACCCTg GTGTCTTTCCGCTACCACTGTCAGCTCTACTCTGAGTGGAGGAGAACAAATCAGAAAGTACGGCTGCTCATTCCTGAAGCCAAGGAGTCTAACTCTTCCCAGCATTCCTTGCTCTCTACCAAACTGATGAAGAAGTCTGCCAGTGAGAGTATAGTATGA
- the LOC139330211 gene encoding ras-related protein Rab-11B-like translates to MGTRDDEYDYLFKVVLIGDSGVGKSNLLSRFTRNEFNLESKSTIGVEFATRSIQVDGKTIKAQIWDTAGQERYRAITSAYYRGAVGALLVYDIAKHLTYENVERWLKELRDHADNNIVIMLVGNKSDLRHLRAVPTDEARAFAEKNTLSFIETSALDSTNVEEAFKNILTEIYRIVSQKQISDRSGHDESPGNNVVDISLPPTTDGQRGSKLPCCQSV, encoded by the exons ATGGGAACCCGAGATGATGAATACGACTACTTGTTCAAAG TTGTCCTAATTGGAGACTCTGGAGTGGGGAAGAGTAACCTGCTGTCCCGTTTCACAAGAAATGAGTTCAACCTGGAGAGCAAGAGCACCATCGGGGTGGAGTTCGCCACCCGCAGCATTCAGGTGGACGGCAAGACAATAAAGGCTCAGATTTGGGACACAGCTGGACAGGAACGCTACAGAGCGATCACCTCAGC GTATTACCGGGGCGCCGTTGGGGCTCTCCTAGTTTACGACATCGCCAAGCACCTGACATACGAGAACGTTGAGCGCTGGCTGAAGGAGCTGAGGGACCACGCTGACAACAACATCGTCATCATGCTGGTGGGAAACAAGAGCGACCTCCGCCACCTCAGGGCGGTGCCCACTGATGAGGCTCGAGCCTTCGCAG AAAAGAACACTCTCTCATTTATTGAAACCTCTGCCTTGGACTCCACTAATGTAGAAGAAGCCTTTAAGAACATCCTCACAG AAATCTACCGAATCGTGTCTCAGAAGCAGATATCGGACAGATCTGGACATGATGAGTCTCCGGGCAACAACGTAGTGGACATAAGCCTTCCCCCGACCACGGACGGCCAGAGAGGCAGCAAACTCCCTTGCTGCCAGAGTGTGTGA